In Dermacentor silvarum isolate Dsil-2018 chromosome 2, BIME_Dsil_1.4, whole genome shotgun sequence, the following proteins share a genomic window:
- the LOC119442095 gene encoding sodium/hydrogen exchanger 7 isoform X4: MAVREEKICTLAASFLAFLVAVCRASAPMDIKMDEKAHSIHRVDTVNILVYTSLLILTVCIIWLFKRRRARFLHETGLAILFGLIVGAIVRYASEETEMSHVRVVPVQGSNYSDAVPPDNVFVMLEVAKSDIGHKENKTYAYTFQGEVTDVESKKLNQKATFDPEIFFNIILPPIIFNAGYSLKRKFFFRNLGTIMTYAFVGTTISCFVVGVIMYAFLMFMPHLDFTFNNCLYFGAIISATDPVTVLAIFHDLHVDVNLYALVFGESILNDAVAIGLVSAISSYEENNNEGKEFEVAAAFKAFGNFVYIFLCSFMIGSVTGCVTALITKFTKLCDFPLLESCLFVLMSYTSFLIAEALDLTGIVAVLFCGICQAHYTYNNLSVESRLRTKQLFELLNFLAENFIFSYIGVSMFTYKKHRWDAGFIMVAFLAIAAGRALYIYPLTFLLNLGRTHKIPGSFQHVLFFSGLRGAMAFALAIRNTLSEQRHLMLTATSLIAIVTVIVCGGFTTQLLAWLSIPVGIEEEHEMLQFTGIRPGYQATQNGVAGQVQTPPELQSPPPQPESRTPYEKAWLVRKWYNFDVKFMKPLLTHSRPTLLDTLPQCCLPLAHVLTSTEQLMQMNNRRPPRDTSSTCGFEDEGMRGDEPPAGSLKLGTHSPDPSTDSSMSLRASHHAHHSDC; this comes from the exons ATGGCCGTCAGAGAAGAGAAAATATGCACGCTCGCCGCCTCATTTCTGGCGTTTCTGGTTGCCGTTTGTCGAGCCAGCGCTCCGATGGACATTAAAATGGACGAGAAGGCCCACAGCATTCACAGGGTTGATACGGTGAACATCCTGGTCTACACTTCTCTGCTCATCCTCACGGTGTGCATCATTTGGCTGTTCAAGCGACGCCGTGCCCGGTTTCTCCATGAAACTGGACTAGCGATATTGTTTG GTCTCATAGTTGGAGCAATAGTGCGATATGCAAGTGAGGAGACTGAAATGTCACATGTGCGTGTGGTGCCCGTTCAGGGCAGCAATTACAGCGATGCCGTCCCACCAGACAATGTGTTTGTGATGTTGGAGGTCGCCAAGAGCGACATAGGGCACAAGGAGAACAAGACCTATGCGTACACCTTCCAAGGCGAGGTCACCGATGTCGAGAGCAAAAAACTGAACCAGAAA GCGACCTTTGATCCAGAGATATTTTTCAACATTATCCTACCACCCATTATATTTAATGCTGGGTACAGCTTGAAGAGG aaattcttCTTCAGGAACTTAGGCACAATAATGACCTATGCCTTTGTAGGAACAACAATATCCTGCTTTGTTGTTGG GGTGATCATGTATGCATTCCTAATGTTCATGCCACATTTGGACTTCACTTTCAACAACTGTCTCTATTTTGGTGCCATCATCTCGGCTACTGACCCAG TGACAGTATTGGCCATTTTCCATGACCTTCATGTTGATGTGAACCTCTACGCTCTAGTTTTTGGGGAGAGCATTCTAAATGATGCTGTAGCCATTGGCTTAGTTTC AGCAATTTCTAGCTATGAAGAGAACAATAACGAAGGAAAGGAGTTTGAAGTGGCTGCAGCATTTAAGGCATTTGGGAATTTTGTCTACATTTTCCTCTGCTCATTCATGATTGGCTCAGTGACTGGATGTGTCACAGCACTCAT CACCAAGTTCACAAAGCTGTGCGATTTCCCACTACTGGAGAGTTGCCTCTTCGTACTAATGTCCTACACTTCTTTCCTCATTGCTGAAGCGCTTGACCTTACAG GTATTGTGGCTGTACTGTTTTGTGGAATCTGCCAGGCCCACTATACGTACAACAACCTATCAGTAGAATCTCGGTTGCGGACAAAACAG CTCTTTGAATTACTAAATTTTCTAGCAGAAAATTTTATATTCAGCTACATTGGTGTCTCCATGTTCACATACAAGAAACACAGATGGGATGCCGGCTTCATCATGGTTGCCTTC CTAGCAATAGCAGCTGGGAGAGCACTGTACATCTACCCACTGACATTCCTGCTGAACCTGGGGAGAACGCACAAGATCCCTGGCTCTTTTCAGCATGTGCTTttcttttcag GTTTGCGGGGTGCAATGGCATTTGCACTGGCCATTCGAAACACTCTCTCTGAACAGAGGCACTTGATGCTCACAGCCACCTCGCTCATAGCCATTGTGACGGTGATAGTCTGCGGTGGCTTCACTACACAGCTCCTGGCATGGCTGAGCATACC GGTGGGAATCGAAGAGGAGCATGAAATGCTTCAGTTCACTGGTATCAGGCCT GGTTATCAGGCAACTCAAAATGGGGTG GCTGGCCAGGTGCAAACACCACCAGAATTGCAGAGCCCACCACCACAGCCAGAATCAAGGACTCCCTATGAAAAGGCTTGGCTAGTGCGCAAGTGGTACAACTTTGACGTCAA ATTCATGAAGCCCCTGCTGACGCACAGCCGTCCGACGCTGCTGGAcacgctgccccagtgctgcctGCCCTTGGCCCATGTGCTCACCTCCACGGAGCAGCTGATGCAG ATGAACAACCGCCGTCCTCCGCGGGACACGAGCTCCACTTGTGGCTTTGAGGACGAGGGCATGCGTGGCGACGAGCCGCCGGCTGGCTCGCTCAAGCTCGGCACCCATTCTCCTGACCCTTCCACTGACTCGTCAATGTCCCTGCGAGCCTCCCACCACGCGCATCACAGTGACTGCTGA
- the LOC119442095 gene encoding sodium/hydrogen exchanger 7 isoform X7, with protein sequence MAVREEKICTLAASFLAFLVAVCRASAPMDIKMDEKAHSIHRVDTVNILVYTSLLILTVCIIWLFKRRRARFLHETGLAILFGLIVGAIVRYASEETEMSHVRVVPVQGSNYSDAVPPDNVFVMLEVAKSDIGHKENKTYAYTFQGEVTDVESKKLNQKATFDPEIFFNIILPPIIFNAGYSLKRKFFFRNLGTIMTYAFVGTTISCFVVGVIMYAFLMFMPHLDFTFNNCLYFGAIISATDPVTVLAIFHDLHVDVNLYALVFGESILNDAVAIGLVSAISSYEENNNEGKEFEVAAAFKAFGNFVYIFLCSFMIGSVTGCVTALITKFTKLCDFPLLESCLFVLMSYTSFLIAEALDLTGIVAVLFCGICQAHYTYNNLSVESRLRTKQLFELLNFLAENFIFSYIGVSMFTYKKHRWDAGFIMVAFLAIAAGRALYIYPLTFLLNLGRTHKIPGSFQHVLFFSGLRGAMAFALAIRNTLSEQRHLMLTATSLIAIVTVIVCGGFTTQLLAWLSIPVGIEEEHEMLQFTGIRPGYQATQNGVAGQVQTPPELQSPPPQPESRTPYEKAWLVRKWYNFDVKFMKPLLTHSRPTLLDTLPQCCLPLAHVLTSTEQLMQCDSIEEGDLGLGSSLTALTATRVRLVGMQGDAV encoded by the exons ATGGCCGTCAGAGAAGAGAAAATATGCACGCTCGCCGCCTCATTTCTGGCGTTTCTGGTTGCCGTTTGTCGAGCCAGCGCTCCGATGGACATTAAAATGGACGAGAAGGCCCACAGCATTCACAGGGTTGATACGGTGAACATCCTGGTCTACACTTCTCTGCTCATCCTCACGGTGTGCATCATTTGGCTGTTCAAGCGACGCCGTGCCCGGTTTCTCCATGAAACTGGACTAGCGATATTGTTTG GTCTCATAGTTGGAGCAATAGTGCGATATGCAAGTGAGGAGACTGAAATGTCACATGTGCGTGTGGTGCCCGTTCAGGGCAGCAATTACAGCGATGCCGTCCCACCAGACAATGTGTTTGTGATGTTGGAGGTCGCCAAGAGCGACATAGGGCACAAGGAGAACAAGACCTATGCGTACACCTTCCAAGGCGAGGTCACCGATGTCGAGAGCAAAAAACTGAACCAGAAA GCGACCTTTGATCCAGAGATATTTTTCAACATTATCCTACCACCCATTATATTTAATGCTGGGTACAGCTTGAAGAGG aaattcttCTTCAGGAACTTAGGCACAATAATGACCTATGCCTTTGTAGGAACAACAATATCCTGCTTTGTTGTTGG GGTGATCATGTATGCATTCCTAATGTTCATGCCACATTTGGACTTCACTTTCAACAACTGTCTCTATTTTGGTGCCATCATCTCGGCTACTGACCCAG TGACAGTATTGGCCATTTTCCATGACCTTCATGTTGATGTGAACCTCTACGCTCTAGTTTTTGGGGAGAGCATTCTAAATGATGCTGTAGCCATTGGCTTAGTTTC AGCAATTTCTAGCTATGAAGAGAACAATAACGAAGGAAAGGAGTTTGAAGTGGCTGCAGCATTTAAGGCATTTGGGAATTTTGTCTACATTTTCCTCTGCTCATTCATGATTGGCTCAGTGACTGGATGTGTCACAGCACTCAT CACCAAGTTCACAAAGCTGTGCGATTTCCCACTACTGGAGAGTTGCCTCTTCGTACTAATGTCCTACACTTCTTTCCTCATTGCTGAAGCGCTTGACCTTACAG GTATTGTGGCTGTACTGTTTTGTGGAATCTGCCAGGCCCACTATACGTACAACAACCTATCAGTAGAATCTCGGTTGCGGACAAAACAG CTCTTTGAATTACTAAATTTTCTAGCAGAAAATTTTATATTCAGCTACATTGGTGTCTCCATGTTCACATACAAGAAACACAGATGGGATGCCGGCTTCATCATGGTTGCCTTC CTAGCAATAGCAGCTGGGAGAGCACTGTACATCTACCCACTGACATTCCTGCTGAACCTGGGGAGAACGCACAAGATCCCTGGCTCTTTTCAGCATGTGCTTttcttttcag GTTTGCGGGGTGCAATGGCATTTGCACTGGCCATTCGAAACACTCTCTCTGAACAGAGGCACTTGATGCTCACAGCCACCTCGCTCATAGCCATTGTGACGGTGATAGTCTGCGGTGGCTTCACTACACAGCTCCTGGCATGGCTGAGCATACC GGTGGGAATCGAAGAGGAGCATGAAATGCTTCAGTTCACTGGTATCAGGCCT GGTTATCAGGCAACTCAAAATGGGGTG GCTGGCCAGGTGCAAACACCACCAGAATTGCAGAGCCCACCACCACAGCCAGAATCAAGGACTCCCTATGAAAAGGCTTGGCTAGTGCGCAAGTGGTACAACTTTGACGTCAA ATTCATGAAGCCCCTGCTGACGCACAGCCGTCCGACGCTGCTGGAcacgctgccccagtgctgcctGCCCTTGGCCCATGTGCTCACCTCCACGGAGCAGCTGATGCAG
- the LOC119442095 gene encoding sodium/hydrogen exchanger 7 isoform X8, which yields MAVREEKICTLAASFLAFLVAVCRASAPMDIKMDEKAHSIHRVDTVNILVYTSLLILTVCIIWLFKRRRARFLHETGLAILFGLIVGAIVRYASEETEMSHVRVVPVQGSNYSDAVPPDNVFVMLEVAKSDIGHKENKTYAYTFQGEVTDVESKKLNQKATFDPEIFFNIILPPIIFNAGYSLKRKFFFRNLGTIMTYAFVGTTISCFVVGVIMYAFLMFMPHLDFTFNNCLYFGAIISATDPVTVLAIFHDLHVDVNLYALVFGESILNDAVAIGLVSAISSYEENNNEGKEFEVAAAFKAFGNFVYIFLCSFMIGSVTGCVTALITKFTKLCDFPLLESCLFVLMSYTSFLIAEALDLTGIVAVLFCGICQAHYTYNNLSVESRLRTKQLFELLNFLAENFIFSYIGVSMFTYKKHRWDAGFIMVAFLAIAAGRALYIYPLTFLLNLGRTHKIPGSFQHVLFFSGLRGAMAFALAIRNTLSEQRHLMLTATSLIAIVTVIVCGGFTTQLLAWLSIPVGIEEEHEMLQFTGIRPGYQATQNGVAGQVQTPPELQSPPPQPESRTPYEKAWLVRKWYNFDVKFMKPLLTHSRPTLLDTLPQCCLPLAHVLTSTEQLMQGSAHFNVAGDSGQLQTNFM from the exons ATGGCCGTCAGAGAAGAGAAAATATGCACGCTCGCCGCCTCATTTCTGGCGTTTCTGGTTGCCGTTTGTCGAGCCAGCGCTCCGATGGACATTAAAATGGACGAGAAGGCCCACAGCATTCACAGGGTTGATACGGTGAACATCCTGGTCTACACTTCTCTGCTCATCCTCACGGTGTGCATCATTTGGCTGTTCAAGCGACGCCGTGCCCGGTTTCTCCATGAAACTGGACTAGCGATATTGTTTG GTCTCATAGTTGGAGCAATAGTGCGATATGCAAGTGAGGAGACTGAAATGTCACATGTGCGTGTGGTGCCCGTTCAGGGCAGCAATTACAGCGATGCCGTCCCACCAGACAATGTGTTTGTGATGTTGGAGGTCGCCAAGAGCGACATAGGGCACAAGGAGAACAAGACCTATGCGTACACCTTCCAAGGCGAGGTCACCGATGTCGAGAGCAAAAAACTGAACCAGAAA GCGACCTTTGATCCAGAGATATTTTTCAACATTATCCTACCACCCATTATATTTAATGCTGGGTACAGCTTGAAGAGG aaattcttCTTCAGGAACTTAGGCACAATAATGACCTATGCCTTTGTAGGAACAACAATATCCTGCTTTGTTGTTGG GGTGATCATGTATGCATTCCTAATGTTCATGCCACATTTGGACTTCACTTTCAACAACTGTCTCTATTTTGGTGCCATCATCTCGGCTACTGACCCAG TGACAGTATTGGCCATTTTCCATGACCTTCATGTTGATGTGAACCTCTACGCTCTAGTTTTTGGGGAGAGCATTCTAAATGATGCTGTAGCCATTGGCTTAGTTTC AGCAATTTCTAGCTATGAAGAGAACAATAACGAAGGAAAGGAGTTTGAAGTGGCTGCAGCATTTAAGGCATTTGGGAATTTTGTCTACATTTTCCTCTGCTCATTCATGATTGGCTCAGTGACTGGATGTGTCACAGCACTCAT CACCAAGTTCACAAAGCTGTGCGATTTCCCACTACTGGAGAGTTGCCTCTTCGTACTAATGTCCTACACTTCTTTCCTCATTGCTGAAGCGCTTGACCTTACAG GTATTGTGGCTGTACTGTTTTGTGGAATCTGCCAGGCCCACTATACGTACAACAACCTATCAGTAGAATCTCGGTTGCGGACAAAACAG CTCTTTGAATTACTAAATTTTCTAGCAGAAAATTTTATATTCAGCTACATTGGTGTCTCCATGTTCACATACAAGAAACACAGATGGGATGCCGGCTTCATCATGGTTGCCTTC CTAGCAATAGCAGCTGGGAGAGCACTGTACATCTACCCACTGACATTCCTGCTGAACCTGGGGAGAACGCACAAGATCCCTGGCTCTTTTCAGCATGTGCTTttcttttcag GTTTGCGGGGTGCAATGGCATTTGCACTGGCCATTCGAAACACTCTCTCTGAACAGAGGCACTTGATGCTCACAGCCACCTCGCTCATAGCCATTGTGACGGTGATAGTCTGCGGTGGCTTCACTACACAGCTCCTGGCATGGCTGAGCATACC GGTGGGAATCGAAGAGGAGCATGAAATGCTTCAGTTCACTGGTATCAGGCCT GGTTATCAGGCAACTCAAAATGGGGTG GCTGGCCAGGTGCAAACACCACCAGAATTGCAGAGCCCACCACCACAGCCAGAATCAAGGACTCCCTATGAAAAGGCTTGGCTAGTGCGCAAGTGGTACAACTTTGACGTCAA ATTCATGAAGCCCCTGCTGACGCACAGCCGTCCGACGCTGCTGGAcacgctgccccagtgctgcctGCCCTTGGCCCATGTGCTCACCTCCACGGAGCAGCTGATGCAG
- the LOC119442095 gene encoding sodium/hydrogen exchanger 7 isoform X5: protein MAVREEKICTLAASFLAFLVAVCRASAPMDIKMDEKAHSIHRVDTVNILVYTSLLILTVCIIWLFKRRRARFLHETGLAILFGLIVGAIVRYASEETEMSHVRVVPVQGSNYSDAVPPDNVFVMLEVAKSDIGHKENKTYAYTFQGEVTDVESKKLNQKATFDPEIFFNIILPPIIFNAGYSLKRKFFFRNLGTIMTYAFVGTTISCFVVGVIMYAFLMFMPHLDFTFNNCLYFGAIISATDPVTVLAIFHDLHVDVNLYALVFGESILNDAVAIGLVSAISSYEENNNEGKEFEVAAAFKAFGNFVYIFLCSFMIGSVTGCVTALITKFTKLCDFPLLESCLFVLMSYTSFLIAEALDLTGIVAVLFCGICQAHYTYNNLSVESRLRTKQLFELLNFLAENFIFSYIGVSMFTYKKHRWDAGFIMVAFLAIAAGRALYIYPLTFLLNLGRTHKIPGSFQHVLFFSGLRGAMAFALAIRNTLSEQRHLMLTATSLIAIVTVIVCGGFTTQLLAWLSIPVGIEEEHEMLQFTGIRPGYQATQNGVAGQVQTPPELQSPPPQPESRTPYEKAWLVRKWYNFDVKFMKPLLTHSRPTLLDTLPQCCLPLAHVLTSTEQLMQEDIRPRDDDSDTDLCLDESDFHLPERNSASFRGSLSRGSAHFNVAGDSGQLQTNFM from the exons ATGGCCGTCAGAGAAGAGAAAATATGCACGCTCGCCGCCTCATTTCTGGCGTTTCTGGTTGCCGTTTGTCGAGCCAGCGCTCCGATGGACATTAAAATGGACGAGAAGGCCCACAGCATTCACAGGGTTGATACGGTGAACATCCTGGTCTACACTTCTCTGCTCATCCTCACGGTGTGCATCATTTGGCTGTTCAAGCGACGCCGTGCCCGGTTTCTCCATGAAACTGGACTAGCGATATTGTTTG GTCTCATAGTTGGAGCAATAGTGCGATATGCAAGTGAGGAGACTGAAATGTCACATGTGCGTGTGGTGCCCGTTCAGGGCAGCAATTACAGCGATGCCGTCCCACCAGACAATGTGTTTGTGATGTTGGAGGTCGCCAAGAGCGACATAGGGCACAAGGAGAACAAGACCTATGCGTACACCTTCCAAGGCGAGGTCACCGATGTCGAGAGCAAAAAACTGAACCAGAAA GCGACCTTTGATCCAGAGATATTTTTCAACATTATCCTACCACCCATTATATTTAATGCTGGGTACAGCTTGAAGAGG aaattcttCTTCAGGAACTTAGGCACAATAATGACCTATGCCTTTGTAGGAACAACAATATCCTGCTTTGTTGTTGG GGTGATCATGTATGCATTCCTAATGTTCATGCCACATTTGGACTTCACTTTCAACAACTGTCTCTATTTTGGTGCCATCATCTCGGCTACTGACCCAG TGACAGTATTGGCCATTTTCCATGACCTTCATGTTGATGTGAACCTCTACGCTCTAGTTTTTGGGGAGAGCATTCTAAATGATGCTGTAGCCATTGGCTTAGTTTC AGCAATTTCTAGCTATGAAGAGAACAATAACGAAGGAAAGGAGTTTGAAGTGGCTGCAGCATTTAAGGCATTTGGGAATTTTGTCTACATTTTCCTCTGCTCATTCATGATTGGCTCAGTGACTGGATGTGTCACAGCACTCAT CACCAAGTTCACAAAGCTGTGCGATTTCCCACTACTGGAGAGTTGCCTCTTCGTACTAATGTCCTACACTTCTTTCCTCATTGCTGAAGCGCTTGACCTTACAG GTATTGTGGCTGTACTGTTTTGTGGAATCTGCCAGGCCCACTATACGTACAACAACCTATCAGTAGAATCTCGGTTGCGGACAAAACAG CTCTTTGAATTACTAAATTTTCTAGCAGAAAATTTTATATTCAGCTACATTGGTGTCTCCATGTTCACATACAAGAAACACAGATGGGATGCCGGCTTCATCATGGTTGCCTTC CTAGCAATAGCAGCTGGGAGAGCACTGTACATCTACCCACTGACATTCCTGCTGAACCTGGGGAGAACGCACAAGATCCCTGGCTCTTTTCAGCATGTGCTTttcttttcag GTTTGCGGGGTGCAATGGCATTTGCACTGGCCATTCGAAACACTCTCTCTGAACAGAGGCACTTGATGCTCACAGCCACCTCGCTCATAGCCATTGTGACGGTGATAGTCTGCGGTGGCTTCACTACACAGCTCCTGGCATGGCTGAGCATACC GGTGGGAATCGAAGAGGAGCATGAAATGCTTCAGTTCACTGGTATCAGGCCT GGTTATCAGGCAACTCAAAATGGGGTG GCTGGCCAGGTGCAAACACCACCAGAATTGCAGAGCCCACCACCACAGCCAGAATCAAGGACTCCCTATGAAAAGGCTTGGCTAGTGCGCAAGTGGTACAACTTTGACGTCAA ATTCATGAAGCCCCTGCTGACGCACAGCCGTCCGACGCTGCTGGAcacgctgccccagtgctgcctGCCCTTGGCCCATGTGCTCACCTCCACGGAGCAGCTGATGCAG
- the LOC119442095 gene encoding sodium/hydrogen exchanger 7 isoform X9 gives MAVREEKICTLAASFLAFLVAVCRASAPMDIKMDEKAHSIHRVDTVNILVYTSLLILTVCIIWLFKRRRARFLHETGLAILFGLIVGAIVRYASEETEMSHVRVVPVQGSNYSDAVPPDNVFVMLEVAKSDIGHKENKTYAYTFQGEVTDVESKKLNQKATFDPEIFFNIILPPIIFNAGYSLKRKFFFRNLGTIMTYAFVGTTISCFVVGVIMYAFLMFMPHLDFTFNNCLYFGAIISATDPVTVLAIFHDLHVDVNLYALVFGESILNDAVAIGLVSAISSYEENNNEGKEFEVAAAFKAFGNFVYIFLCSFMIGSVTGCVTALITKFTKLCDFPLLESCLFVLMSYTSFLIAEALDLTGIVAVLFCGICQAHYTYNNLSVESRLRTKQLFELLNFLAENFIFSYIGVSMFTYKKHRWDAGFIMVAFLAIAAGRALYIYPLTFLLNLGRTHKIPGSFQHVLFFSGLRGAMAFALAIRNTLSEQRHLMLTATSLIAIVTVIVCGGFTTQLLAWLSIPVGIEEEHEMLQFTGIRPGYQATQNGVAGQVQTPPELQSPPPQPESRTPYEKAWLVRKWYNFDVKFMKPLLTHSRPTLLDTLPQCCLPLAHVLTSTEQLMQGDLQPCLFPEK, from the exons ATGGCCGTCAGAGAAGAGAAAATATGCACGCTCGCCGCCTCATTTCTGGCGTTTCTGGTTGCCGTTTGTCGAGCCAGCGCTCCGATGGACATTAAAATGGACGAGAAGGCCCACAGCATTCACAGGGTTGATACGGTGAACATCCTGGTCTACACTTCTCTGCTCATCCTCACGGTGTGCATCATTTGGCTGTTCAAGCGACGCCGTGCCCGGTTTCTCCATGAAACTGGACTAGCGATATTGTTTG GTCTCATAGTTGGAGCAATAGTGCGATATGCAAGTGAGGAGACTGAAATGTCACATGTGCGTGTGGTGCCCGTTCAGGGCAGCAATTACAGCGATGCCGTCCCACCAGACAATGTGTTTGTGATGTTGGAGGTCGCCAAGAGCGACATAGGGCACAAGGAGAACAAGACCTATGCGTACACCTTCCAAGGCGAGGTCACCGATGTCGAGAGCAAAAAACTGAACCAGAAA GCGACCTTTGATCCAGAGATATTTTTCAACATTATCCTACCACCCATTATATTTAATGCTGGGTACAGCTTGAAGAGG aaattcttCTTCAGGAACTTAGGCACAATAATGACCTATGCCTTTGTAGGAACAACAATATCCTGCTTTGTTGTTGG GGTGATCATGTATGCATTCCTAATGTTCATGCCACATTTGGACTTCACTTTCAACAACTGTCTCTATTTTGGTGCCATCATCTCGGCTACTGACCCAG TGACAGTATTGGCCATTTTCCATGACCTTCATGTTGATGTGAACCTCTACGCTCTAGTTTTTGGGGAGAGCATTCTAAATGATGCTGTAGCCATTGGCTTAGTTTC AGCAATTTCTAGCTATGAAGAGAACAATAACGAAGGAAAGGAGTTTGAAGTGGCTGCAGCATTTAAGGCATTTGGGAATTTTGTCTACATTTTCCTCTGCTCATTCATGATTGGCTCAGTGACTGGATGTGTCACAGCACTCAT CACCAAGTTCACAAAGCTGTGCGATTTCCCACTACTGGAGAGTTGCCTCTTCGTACTAATGTCCTACACTTCTTTCCTCATTGCTGAAGCGCTTGACCTTACAG GTATTGTGGCTGTACTGTTTTGTGGAATCTGCCAGGCCCACTATACGTACAACAACCTATCAGTAGAATCTCGGTTGCGGACAAAACAG CTCTTTGAATTACTAAATTTTCTAGCAGAAAATTTTATATTCAGCTACATTGGTGTCTCCATGTTCACATACAAGAAACACAGATGGGATGCCGGCTTCATCATGGTTGCCTTC CTAGCAATAGCAGCTGGGAGAGCACTGTACATCTACCCACTGACATTCCTGCTGAACCTGGGGAGAACGCACAAGATCCCTGGCTCTTTTCAGCATGTGCTTttcttttcag GTTTGCGGGGTGCAATGGCATTTGCACTGGCCATTCGAAACACTCTCTCTGAACAGAGGCACTTGATGCTCACAGCCACCTCGCTCATAGCCATTGTGACGGTGATAGTCTGCGGTGGCTTCACTACACAGCTCCTGGCATGGCTGAGCATACC GGTGGGAATCGAAGAGGAGCATGAAATGCTTCAGTTCACTGGTATCAGGCCT GGTTATCAGGCAACTCAAAATGGGGTG GCTGGCCAGGTGCAAACACCACCAGAATTGCAGAGCCCACCACCACAGCCAGAATCAAGGACTCCCTATGAAAAGGCTTGGCTAGTGCGCAAGTGGTACAACTTTGACGTCAA ATTCATGAAGCCCCTGCTGACGCACAGCCGTCCGACGCTGCTGGAcacgctgccccagtgctgcctGCCCTTGGCCCATGTGCTCACCTCCACGGAGCAGCTGATGCAG